GGCAAAAAATATCAGCATCCACATATTGAAGTGCATCATTATACCCTTTTGCATACCCACCATTACTTGTGTTTTGTATAATTTTTATTTCAGGATAATTTGTCCTAATAAATGAAATAGAATTATCGGTAGAAGCATTATCAGCAACATATATCGCTGCTCCTTTAGAAAAATTCTGAACAGAAGGTAAAAATTGTTCGAGTAATTCTTCTCCATTCCAATTAAGTATAACAACTGCAATTTTCGACATTAACTAAGGTCCAAACTAATTTGCTGGATATTTTTCATTTAATAACAGCTACAACTAAAAAAAGTATACTAGTGTTAAGATTATTTTTGAAGTTCACAAATTAACGGCTAAATTCAGGAATATCAACCAAAAAAGAATACTTTTCTTCCTGAAAATCCATTTCGCAGTAAAAATGAGACAACCCATTGCTCACCATTAAATACTCCGCTTTAAGTTGCATGTTATATCTGGCAATTTGATCAAAAACAGTTTGTGTAATGTTAATTTCTGGAGCTTTACATTCTATTAAAACCTTTATAGTACCATCAGAATTAAAAATAACAACATCGTATCGTTTTACTAAACCATTAACTTTCAGTTGTTTTTCAACATTAACAAGGCTTAAAGGGTATTTTTTTTCTGATATTATATAATGTACAATGTGTTGTCTAACCCATTCTTCGGGCTGAAGAACCACAAATTTTTTACGGACAACATCAAAAATATAGACTTTATTTTCGCTATTTTTGAACCGGAAGTCATAAGCAGGAAAATTTAATACTTGCATGGCACAAATTTGATGATTATTTCTGAATGGATGAAGTAAAAAAGATTGTTAGCGATATAAAAGCAAGGAATATAAAACCTATTTATTTTTTAATGGGTGAAGAAGCTTACTATATTGATAAGCTTTCTGAATACATTGAGAATAATGTTCTTGCTGAGGAAGAACGTGGGTTTAATCAAATGACCTTATATGGTAAAGATGTAACGATTGATGATATTATAAGCAATGCTAAGCGCTATCCAATGATGGCAGAACATCAAGTTATTATTGTTAAAGAAGCACAACATTTATCTAGATCTATAGATAATCTAGCCGCTTATGCAGAAAACCCACAGCCAACCACAGTTTTAGTTATTTGCTATAAATACGCAAAACTTGATAAACGAAAAAAAGTATATAAAGCGGTTCAAAAAGCAGGGGTACTTTTTGAAAGTAAGAAATTATATGAAAATCAAGTAGCTGACTGGATACGTAAAGTTTTAGCAGGTAGTGGCTATGGAATAACCCCTAAAGCGGCAATTCTTTTAGTAGAATTTTTAGGTACAGATTTAAGTAAAATCAATAATGAATTAGAAAAACTTAAATTAGTTATTCCTAAAACGGAAGAAATTACACCCCAGGCAATAGAAGAAAATATAGGAATTAGTAAAGATTATAATAATTTTGAACTTAAAAAGGCATTAGGAGAACGTAATGTAATGAAAGCGACACGCATTTTAAATTATTTTGCTCAAAACCCTAAAGACAACCCTTTTATTTTAACTATTACTTTATTGAATAGTTTCTTTACTCAGTTATTACAATATCATGGTCTGAAAGACCATAATCCAAAAACAGTGGCTAGTGTTTTAGGCGTAAGTCCTTATTTTGTAGGAGAATATAAGATTGCAGCTAAGAACTACCCAATGAAAAAAGTAAGTATGATCATTTCGCATTTGCGAGAATTAGATGTAAAAGGTAAAGGGGTAGGCGCAAATTTATCACAAGAAGATCTACTGAAAGAACTTCTTGTGAAAATCATGTAATTATTTTTTATCGATACTGTATTTTCCTGGACCAACTAGCATAATAACCACAAAGAACGTAAGGTAGAGTAGTGCTAATTCTTTTTCTTTTAGTGCATCTGAACCGTGGGATATAAAAGCAGCAACGCCCATAGTAATTGCTGTTGGTAGTGCTGCCCATCTTGTTTTAAAACCTATAATTATGAGTATAGGACAAACTAGCTCTGCAATTACAGCCAAGAATAAAGATGGTGCTTCTCCTATGCCAATAGGATCTTGAAATTTTAGATTCCCTGAAATTAATTTTTGGAATTTGGGAATACCGTGTGTTATCATTATAACCGAAGGAACTATGCGAAGTAGCGCAAGTCCTATTTCATTAAATAGTTTTTTTTGCATTGTAATATTGGGGATAATTTGAATTAAAAGTAATACTAATTTATCATTATTATAAAGAGTTGTTTGTGTATTTCACTAAAAAGACACTATAATTTTGAATTTATTTACAATTGTAAATAAATTCAAAATCTATGTAAGAGAATACCAATAAAATCAATAAAACTCTATTTTAATTTTAGAAATTTCCTAGGTTGAGCTTCATGCATAATGCCATATATTTTTTCAAATATGTCTTCTGCATTTGGTTTAGAAAAATAATCCCCATCTGTTGAGTATGCTGGTCTATGTGCTTTTGCCGTTATTGTCTGTGGAGCACTATCTAAATACTCATAAGCTCCTTGATTCTCAACAATTTCTTGAATTAAATATGCAGAACAACCTCCTGGCATATCTTCATCTACTACCAGTAATCTATTTGTTTTTTTAACACTTTCTACAACGTCTTTTCTAATATCAAAAGGAAGCAGCGTTTGCGCATCAATCACTTCAATATCAATACCTACTTCTTTAAGCTCTTGAGCAACTTGTAGTACAATTCTAAGGGTAGAACCATAAGAAACTACGGTAAGATCATTACCTTCCTTTACTGTTTCTACAACACCTATAGGGGTGCAAATTTCACCTAGGTTATTAGGTAAGTCTTCTTTTAAGCGATACCCATTTAAACTTTCAATAACAATTGCAGGCTCATCACTCTTCAATAAAGTATTATAAAAACCTGCTGCTTTCACCATGTTACGAGGTACAAGAATATACATTCCTCTTAAAAGATTAATAATACCTCCCATCTGTGAGCCGGAATGCCAAATACCTTCCAAACGGTGTCCACGAGTTCTGATGATTAATGGTGCTTTTTGCTTTCCAACAGTTCTGTAAAGCAGGGTTGCTAAATCATCACTTAACGTTTGTAAACCATACAATAAATAATCTAAATATTGTATTTCAGCAATAGGACGTAAACCTCTTAATGCCAACCCGATACCTTGCCCTACAATTGTTGCTTCACGAATTCCTGTGTCTGCAATTCTTAATTCACCAAATTTCTTTTGGAGTCCTTCTAATCCTTGATTTACATCACCAATAGCTCCCGTATCTTCCCCAAAGATTAATGCTTCAGGGTAATTCGTAAACAGCTTATCAAAATTTTCTTTTAATATAATTCTACCATCTACTTTTTCGGCTTCCGAATCATAAACAGCTTTAACCTCTTCAATACTTAAGGCATTGTTAGGTAATTCACTATATAAATGTGAACTAAATTTTGGTTGAACCTCTTTATAATAGGTGTCAATAAAAGCAATTAGTTCATTTTTAGCACTCGTATCTTCCCCAATAAGGTAGCGCAGTGCTCTTCGAGCTTTAGAAGCTATATCCTTTTTAATTGGTTCGTCTATAGCAATTAAATCATTTTTTATTCGCGTGATAAATACTTTATTAGGACTACCTGCAGAAACATTATCTAACAGTACCAATAAATCTAACTTAGCTTGTCTGTGAGAATCTAAAAACTCATTCCAAGCTTCTTTCTTTGCGACTCTAACATTTTTACGAATCTCCTTTTCTATTACTTTTAACTCGTCGTCTGTAGCAATACCTATCTCAAGAATCCATTCTCTAAAACGTTTGTTGCAATCATTTTGGCGTTCCCACTCTAAACGTTCTTCGCTCTTATATCTTTCATGAGAACCTGAAGTAGAGTGCCCTTGAGGCTGTGTTAATTCTTTTACATGGATTAAAACAGGAACATGTTCTTCTCTTGCAATATCTGCGGCATTCTCATAAGCATGAATTAATGCGGTATAATCCCAACCATTAACCTTAAATATCTCGTAACCTTTATCTTTTTCTGTTCTTTGAAAACCTTTTAAAATTTCAGAAATATCTTCTTTGGTTGTTTGATGTCTAGCATGAACAGATATCCCGTAATTATCATCCCAAACACTAATCACCATTGGTACTTGTAGTACCCCCGCTGCATTAATAGTTTCAAAGAAATGTCCTTCACTAGTACTGGCATTCCCTATTGTTCCCCAAGCTACTTCATTTCCGTTTTTGGAAAACTTAGTAGCATCAATACCTTTTACGTGTCTATATATTTTTGATGCTTGCGCTAATCCTAATAATCTAGGCATTTGACCAGCTGTGGGTGAAATATCTGCACTACTATTTGTTTGTGCCGTTAAATCTTTCCAAGTACCATCTTCATTTAAACTTGGCGTAACAAAATGCCCTCCCATTTGGCGACCAGCGCTCATAGGTTCTTTCTTTATATCTGTAGTAGCATATAAAGCATGGAAAAATTGTTTTGCATTTAAATGACCAAGAGCCATCATAAATGTTTGATCCCTATAATAGCCACTTCTAAAATCGCCATTCTTAAAGGAACGAGCCATTGCTAATTGTGGTAATTCTTTTCCATCTCCGAAAATTCCAAATTTGGCTTTCCCCGTTAGTACTTCTCGGCGTCCTAATAAACTACACTCCCTGCTTAATACAGCGATTTCATAATCATTAAGAATTTGTTCCTTAAAGTCTTCAAAAGAAATGTCGTTATTGTCTTGCAGATTTACTTTCATCGTTAGGATTTCATTTTCGCAAAAATATCAAAACAGATTGAATTTTGCAATCAATAATTCATTACAAATACTAAAGAATTTTTAAATTTTAGTACTATTTGAATATTTGATTTATCAAATTCGTAATTTAAATATCTTATTTTAAGAATTTAATAAAGAATTAGAACCATTTTCTAGTAATAAGTCGTGTAAGTGTTCTCGGACTTAACGTTACTATAAATCGTATTTTCTGACTATAATCTGGTTGAGCAACTTCCCATCCATTATTGGAATATAATGGGAAATAAAGTTCAAAATAGTCTGTAACTAAATTTAAACGTACACCAGAATCATATACAAAGCGGGTATTTTCGTTTTTATTTTTAGTGAAACCTAGATCTCCATACAGTTCTATCCAACGCCATACACTAATACTTGTATTGGTGGTAACTAGAAAATCATTTGCGAAAGGGTTGTCTATTTTAGACTTAAAACCTCCTTCTGCAATTACAATTTGCTGACTATACAATCCAGAAGATTCTGATCTCCCTAAATAATTATAATCAAATAAATAATCTGTAGGTCGGTCTAATGCAAAACTATAAAAGTCTGTATCACTAGTGTTTGAAATAAATTTACCTGCAAAAAAACGCGTATTTAACTGCATATTATTGGCAAAAAGCTTTCTGTACTCAAAATTGAAGGCTATTTTACTAAAATTACCTGCATATTGTGCGTCAGCAAACCAGGAATAATAATCAATAATTCCGCTTTTAGAACTCCCATATCGTGCATTTAAAACACTATAATCTGGCGGGGTTTCTAGTTCTTCTAACCCTTCAGCTATAGATCTATATATATTTATATATCTAATATTTAAGTAATCTCTTTTATTAGACCTGAAGTCATCCGGACGCCAACCAAAACTAATGGAAGGTGTTACGGATATATAGCGAGAATTCTCTTGAAA
This genomic stretch from Cellulophaga algicola DSM 14237 harbors:
- a CDS encoding type I restriction enzyme HsdR N-terminal domain-containing protein, whose product is MQVLNFPAYDFRFKNSENKVYIFDVVRKKFVVLQPEEWVRQHIVHYIISEKKYPLSLVNVEKQLKVNGLVKRYDVVIFNSDGTIKVLIECKAPEINITQTVFDQIARYNMQLKAEYLMVSNGLSHFYCEMDFQEEKYSFLVDIPEFSR
- the holA gene encoding DNA polymerase III subunit delta, with translation MDEVKKIVSDIKARNIKPIYFLMGEEAYYIDKLSEYIENNVLAEEERGFNQMTLYGKDVTIDDIISNAKRYPMMAEHQVIIVKEAQHLSRSIDNLAAYAENPQPTTVLVICYKYAKLDKRKKVYKAVQKAGVLFESKKLYENQVADWIRKVLAGSGYGITPKAAILLVEFLGTDLSKINNELEKLKLVIPKTEEITPQAIEENIGISKDYNNFELKKALGERNVMKATRILNYFAQNPKDNPFILTITLLNSFFTQLLQYHGLKDHNPKTVASVLGVSPYFVGEYKIAAKNYPMKKVSMIISHLRELDVKGKGVGANLSQEDLLKELLVKIM
- a CDS encoding DoxX family protein translates to MQKKLFNEIGLALLRIVPSVIMITHGIPKFQKLISGNLKFQDPIGIGEAPSLFLAVIAELVCPILIIIGFKTRWAALPTAITMGVAAFISHGSDALKEKELALLYLTFFVVIMLVGPGKYSIDKK
- a CDS encoding alpha-ketoacid dehydrogenase subunit alpha/beta gives rise to the protein MKVNLQDNNDISFEDFKEQILNDYEIAVLSRECSLLGRREVLTGKAKFGIFGDGKELPQLAMARSFKNGDFRSGYYRDQTFMMALGHLNAKQFFHALYATTDIKKEPMSAGRQMGGHFVTPSLNEDGTWKDLTAQTNSSADISPTAGQMPRLLGLAQASKIYRHVKGIDATKFSKNGNEVAWGTIGNASTSEGHFFETINAAGVLQVPMVISVWDDNYGISVHARHQTTKEDISEILKGFQRTEKDKGYEIFKVNGWDYTALIHAYENAADIAREEHVPVLIHVKELTQPQGHSTSGSHERYKSEERLEWERQNDCNKRFREWILEIGIATDDELKVIEKEIRKNVRVAKKEAWNEFLDSHRQAKLDLLVLLDNVSAGSPNKVFITRIKNDLIAIDEPIKKDIASKARRALRYLIGEDTSAKNELIAFIDTYYKEVQPKFSSHLYSELPNNALSIEEVKAVYDSEAEKVDGRIILKENFDKLFTNYPEALIFGEDTGAIGDVNQGLEGLQKKFGELRIADTGIREATIVGQGIGLALRGLRPIAEIQYLDYLLYGLQTLSDDLATLLYRTVGKQKAPLIIRTRGHRLEGIWHSGSQMGGIINLLRGMYILVPRNMVKAAGFYNTLLKSDEPAIVIESLNGYRLKEDLPNNLGEICTPIGVVETVKEGNDLTVVSYGSTLRIVLQVAQELKEVGIDIEVIDAQTLLPFDIRKDVVESVKKTNRLLVVDEDMPGGCSAYLIQEIVENQGAYEYLDSAPQTITAKAHRPAYSTDGDYFSKPNAEDIFEKIYGIMHEAQPRKFLKLK